TCAGGTAACGAAACAAGTTGAGGAGGAACTAGGCATGACCTGTGTGAGTCCGGGCAAGATGGGTGTTCATTTTCTAGCAGCAACTCTCCTGATCTAGAGTCTTTCCATGTCACTTTGTACTTTCGTTGTAAGAGTATTGAGACTTGGAACAAGGGTTTAGCGTTACACGAATCATGCATAGTGGTTCTTGATATATTTAGGggtgaaccaaaataaaatcttctACCCACTGGATCTAATGAAAGGGACAAGAGGAGAGGCATGTTGATAGAAACAGATCGATTGAATACGTATAGATACAAGAaagttcttcttccttttaatcTGTATTTTTACATAGAATGAGTGATGGAACTATATAGGGTTTGGGTATTGGAATCCTTATTCCTATAGGAGATGTAATACTTTATATGTCGGCAGAATTCAGGCTAATTATGGCTGCCATgtgtgaaaagaaaagattagGGATGATTAGTGGCATGATTTCAAAGACTAGGAAGAAATCAgggcttttttttcttaactgtGATCAAAATCATGCAGAGAGAGGCCCGCTAGCCCAGTTGAAACAAGAATGATAAAATCTGctccttgattaattttaccGTCACGGCTATGGAAAAGTGTCCCACCTTTCTCCCACGTGTTCTTTCATGTTCCTTATTTCAAAAGGACTGGACAGCAGAGACCAAAATTTGTTTCCTGATATGATACGGATGAAAGCAGTTCTCTTTGTATCTCTATAAATGCAAGGAAAATATACATGGGCTGTTTCCACTAATCTCTTATTAAGTTTACTCTCTTGATTGCTCTTTCAGTTCGTGCGTGCGTGCGTACGTCTTCTTGTTTGTGTATTGCAAGTAGCTTCAATGGAAGTTACAAGAGTTGATGTTAACCTACATACAGTGAACACAGATGTGTTCGATCCGGGGAATTATGATCCTATGTTCCTTGTTCAAATTACGTTACAAAGAAGGCTTGAAATGTGGTTGAGTGTCATAGACCAAGAAGAATTACTAATGGCCGGTCAACACCAGATTGATTCAGAGTCAGGCTGTGTGTTCGAAGTTCCTATTCAAGAAGTTGCCGTGCCTGCTTCATTCATCCATTACCTTGCCCAAAGGATTTCTGGTTTCAACCTTGATGCTTCCCTCTGTGTGGATTTAGCCTCATTGATTGCTTCCCATGCTTACCATATAGAGGGACATTGTAGAGGATTCTATGTGTCAGCTCATGTAGACCTTGTTGATGTAGATGTAAACGAAGTTGCGGCCTCGGAGATTAGGCCAATATTAGATAGCGAAGGTTTCACTCTACCAAGGGGTGCATCGGAGACAGTGTTGAAGAAGAGGTTTTATAAGAAGCAGGGGGATGCTGATTCTTCTTCATGTAGTACTTGTGTGGTTTGCTTGGAGGACTTTTCTAGTTCAGTTAAGCTCACAAAGTTACCTTGCTCTCACGTGTTTCATGACAAATGCATCTTTCGTTGGCTGCTATACTCTAAATCCTGCCCAATTTGCAGAACAGAAGTGGAATAGGTCAACAGCTCAAAATCGACATTGCACAGTCCATGCAATTACTTAGTTAAATTTAGCCGGTTCTCTTGTTTTCGTTTAGAGGATCAGTTTGTTCCTTCTCTGTTAATCTGAAAATTTGttgtaattaatttgaatctaGTACTCAAAATTTTGTTCATTTAAGCAATGGCATGCGTTATTAGCAATACTCTTCtgggtatatatatatgtatgtgtgtgtgttcatgGAAGTATACTGGATCTTGAGTTAAACCAAGATGGGTCACCACCTTCCTTGTTCTTAATCTTAATCCCTCTTATTTCTGCTAAGTGGATAATGGCAATATATAGGTGAAATTTACACTTTCTCTCCTAATGACATCAGATGAAATTGAATCATTCATTACTGAATTGAAATAATGAAGCTTAATTATGCATTAGTGGCTGAGATTATCAGAACATGCCTTGTGGATCATATGTTATATGCAGTACAGTTACGAAAACCAAAAGAACTATTGTTGACATATAATATGTAGTAAAACCAATTTCTCATGTTGATTATCCAACAATCATTCATAATTATGAAGGAAATATCTCATCAGGAATTGCCAGAGGATGTGTATGGTGCGTGGAATCCTAATTAGCTGAAGCCAAACTTTGTAAAGCAGACAAGGAGTTTTAGCCAGGTGTGGTAGACAAACATCATTAAACTTTGTAAAGAATCCTAATTAGCTGAAGCCAAACTTTGTAAAGAACcctaattaaatagtttttcttttctctatacTTTCCAGTTTTTTCTGGAAATTtcacccttttattttaattgaactGAAACCATGTTCTGTTTTCAATAAATTGACTAAGGACTAGTAAAGATCTAATTTTCTACTTTAGTCCTTCTCATTAACTATTTTTGCCTCATTGGTGAAGACTTGTAACACAAAAGGCCACTCTTCCCCTGATTTTTGGAGACAGACATCAATGCTGAGGGTTTTTGTACCTCAGTTACCATGATTttatcaagaattttatcatgaagttaacgatcatataaatttttaataattttaaaaaaatttaaacttataatcattaaaaaataaactcaaaacttACTAATTAAGCTGcctctcaaaattaaaaaatattgttttcttagaTGGACGGATATTGTATGGCATTAGTTAAGAAATTTGGCCATGCTTTTTTTGGGTCATCAAAGCCTTGGTCTCCATGTAAGTACAAGCTGAATTTGAACTTTCAACAAATTTGATCAACACTGCTTAAAATTATGATGCGCAGGATCATGTTTAAACTTTAGTCAATAGATCGTTGCTACAGAAACTATACAGTTTAGAAGGTAGCAAATTTGTGTTGATGGCAAGTTTGTGTTGCTACAGAAACTATACTTTAATCCAATTGGGTGCCGCCGGTCATGGCCAACGGACCGACCAGTAATGGCGGCATTCAAGGTTTGAACAAGGCAGCTCGCCACTTCAATGCTCACCTGAATTCTTTAGTAGATGTCGGCAAGCAAGAAATGCCTGGCTCTAACCTTGTCTGTCAATTCATACAAGATGATCAGAGGTATTATAGAAAATCCTGTCTCGAGAGGTACATATTTCCTTTTCATAATCATCCATAACCAAACAGATTAACCTACTAGATGATTCTTTAATGGATGACAGGGAAGTATCTGCTTCGTTAGCTGGAATGATTTGACTAGTTTTAGGATCTCTGTGTAAACAGGATTCAAAGACATAAGCAGTGCTTGCTATGTCCTTGAATGGAGGAAATGGCATCCCATGCAAAAAAGAAGGGCAAGCCTGTGAAGACAGGAGCATTCATATTAAACAACTGTCTTCGCTTTAGTTTAATTTCTCTCtggtattattttgtttttttaaagtattatttatttaaaattttattaaaatataatattttttattttttaaaatttaattttgatattaatatatcaaaacaaacctaaaacataaaaaaataaattttaaatttttaacaaacatTCAGCAattgataatatattataagTTTTCTTGGTAatataatgattaatttttgtttactaaaaataggttttatacctcattttagtatttgtttgaaaaatactatctccatgaaatattttttgacatATTATAAATACCACCAAAAACAGTTTCTCCTGCTCCTTGCCCTCAATTGCTCtgataataaaattgagaaaatcccATTGGGAATTGCTATCTATGGTTCATGGACagtgaaaattacaattatttatttagtgtACTGTTACTGTTTTGAGaggaaaaatcatatttttttatttttattttaaaattattctacaaatagatttattttatattattataaatttctatcttttctaaaattttggacaaataaaaaaaaaacacttttcttaAAACAAACCATTGGTTGCACAAATCCCACTTATAAATttcaaaacctaaaacaaagcaaaaaagaagagaaaatgaaaactcAAAATCTCCTCTTCTATCTACTTCTCTTCTTCTGCACTACAGCAACATCACAAACAACGATCCAACTAGGCGCCACTCTATCAGCTTCAAACCCAAACAAAACCTGGTCATCACCAAACAACTCATTCTACATTGGATTTTCCCAAGTGGGCTTCTCTTCTTCTTACACCTTAACCATCAACTACAATGGTGGTGTCCCAATTTGGACAGCAGGCAACGCCGCCACCACAGTTGACTCAAAGGGTTCCTTTCAGTTCCTGTCCTCCGGCAGCCTCCGCCTCCTTAACGGCTCTGGCGCCATCGTTTGGGACTCTAACACTGCTCGCCTTGGTGTCACCATTGCTTCACTTGATGATTTTGGTAATTTAGTGCTAAAGAATGgaactttttttgtttggtcTTCATTTGATAACCCAACTGATACGATAGTGCCTAATCAGACTTTTACTGCGAATCAAGTTTTAAGATCTGGGTCTTATTCTTTTAGGTTTCTTAGTACTGGAAATCTCACTTTGAGATGGAATGATAATATAGTATATTGGAATAAAGGGTTGAACTCTTCTGCCGATGCTAATTTGACTTCACCTGCTTTGGGGTTGCAACCAAATGGGATTTTGACAATTTTTGATGTTGCTTTTACAAGTGGATCATATATTGTGGCATATAGTAATGATTATGCTGAAGGGAGCACAAGGTTGAGGTTTCTGAGGTTAGAAAAAGATGGGAACTTTAGGATGTATAGCACTGATATAGGTAGCGGAACTGCAACTATGGTATGGTCTGCTCTGACTGATCAATGTGAGATTTTTGGTTATTGTGGGAATATGGGGATTTGTAGTTATAATGAGTTGAGTTCGAGTTTGAGTCCGACTTGTGGTTGTCCATCTGAGAATTTTGAGCCTGTTGATGTGAATGATAGTAGACAAGGGTGTAAAAGAAAAGTTGAGATTGAGAGGTGTGTGGGGAGTGCTACCATGTTGGTGTTAGATAATGTGAAATTCTTGACTTATCTGCCTGAGACAGTATCTCAGGTTTTCTTCGTGGGGATATCAGCTTGTAGGTTGAATTGTCTTTCTCAAAGTTCTTGTATTGCTTCAACATCTTTGTCGGATGGAACTGGCTTGTGTTACCTGAAAAATCAAGGTTTTATTAGTGGATATCAGAATCCAGCGCTTCCCAGTACTTCATATGTGAAAGTTTGTGGGCCAGCACGACCAAACCCTCCACCTGGTGTGCAGATTGCAGGGAAGAGCAAAAGTTCGAGATTGCATGTCTGGGctgttcttgttgttgttgtgattACCCTTTTGGGTTTGATTGCTGTGGAGGGTGGTCTGTGGTGGTGGTGTTGTAGAAACAGTCCCAAATTTGGCAGTTTGTCAGCGCAGTATGCACTACTGGAGTATGCATCTGGTGCTCCAGTGCAGTTCTCATATAAGGAGCTGCAGCATTCGACAAAAGAGTTTAAAGAGAAGCTTGGAGCAGGAGGGTTTGGAGCTGTTTACAAAGGGGTTCTAGATAATAGAACAGTTGTTGCAGTTAAGCAACTTGAGGGAATTGAACAGGGTGAGAAACAGTTCAGGATGGAGGTTGCAACTATTAGCAGCACTCACCATTTGAATTTGATCAGATTGATTGGTTTTTGCTCTGAGGGTCGTCATAGGCTGTTGGTTTATGATTTTATGAAAAACGGGTCTCTTGATAATTTCCTATTCACTTCAGAAGAGCAGTCAGGAAGATTGTTGAGTTGGGAGCAGAGGTTTAACATTGCCCTCGGGACTGCAAGAGGAATCACATATCTTCACGAGGAATGTCGAGACTGCATTGTTCACTGTGACATCAAGCCAGAGAACATTCTCTTGGATGAGAACTACAATGCCAAGGTGTCTGACTTTGGTCTTGCAAAGCTTATAAATCCTGAGGATCACAGATATAGGACACTGGTCAGTGTTAGAGGGACAAGAGGATATTTGGCACCAGAGTGGATTGCAAATCTTCCAATAACTTCCAAATCTGATATCTACAGTTATGGGATGGTTTTGTTGGAGATAGTGAGTGGCAGAAGGAACTATGAAGTCTCATCAGAGACAAACCGTAAAAAGTTCTCTGTCTGGGCTTGCGAAGAGTTTGAGAAGGGTGATGTTAATGCAATTTTGGACCAAAGGCTTACACACCAAGATTTGGATCTGGATCAAGTGACAAGGGCTATTCAAGTGAGCTTTTGGTGCATCCAGGAGCAACCATCTCAAAGGCCAACGATGGGGAAAGTGGTGCAGATGCTGGAAGGAATTTCTGAGATTGAGAGACCACCAGCTCCAAAGACAATAACAGGAGGTTCTTTTGGTGGAAGTAATGTAAGTGTGAGTAGCAATGTCAGTACTCTCTCGACTTTTGAGGTTTTAGCACCCGCTCTCTCATCTTCCTCATCATATCAGACTATAGGAATTTCACCTTTAGCTTCAGTAAGAAATATATAGAGGACTTCATCACTGCTGCATTCAGACTCAAACTGAAGCTCATCTTCACATGGTCCTTTTGCCTAAAATACTGAGGAACTTGTATGCACATGTTTTTGACAAAATACTATACAATGTTATGATAGACATAGAaccttgtaaaaattatttttaactgcAGTATATAGATTTATCAAGAATGACCTTTTGCCATCATGCATTAGGAGATGTTTATATAAACCAGTTCATTCAAGAAAGGTCTAATTACTATCCTCACATGTAAATGGTATATCAAGGTCCAATAAACTGGATGTTATTATGCTTTtgcattttccttttccttcttgcCTTGAATGGGAAGGTGACTGCTGGACTTCTACCTGTGGTGTTTTTGAGTTTCGGGCTTAGAGAGATGTGTTCCACCTCTTTGATTAGTGAAAGTCTTTGATCTGTCTTTGACCGTGGAATAGGCTTTAAGCTGAATCATGTAAAATTGTCAGGCCTTTCTCCTTCATTATGCTTTGAAATTCCCAACAATATTGAAGAGGTCTTGGAGTCATCAGTAGAGCTAATAGTGGTTACTCTAAATGGAGTTCATCAATTCTGTAGAGTTTTTCAtccattatgttaattttaataactGAACATGCAAAACATGCCATCCATATCTACTGTGCTATTACTTTAGTCGCGAGTTCTTTTTCCCTGCTGCAACTTTTTCCTTCCTTTCCATGATTACCCCTTCCATGGAGATTCTTGAACTTAagataccattttttttttcattttaaaagtttttttaaaaagaattaaatttttttatttttttatatatttttaatcattttgctgtgctgtgctgatgttaaaaataaattatttaaaaataaaaaaatattattttaatatatttttaagtgaaaaatattttaaaaaacaatgctgTTATAATGCGAGCTCTAAAAATCTCAACAAAACTCTGGAAATTATTGGCTTAATTCTTTTAGATTCTGCTAGATGACATCTTCCACAAACATTCTAACATTGAAGAAAGCCTATTACTGCTGCCTTGCTATCTTTTTCAGAGTTGTttggaattgaattttaaacaatgttgatttaaattaaaaaaaaaattgtttaaaattattttttatatatttttaaattatatatattgatatcaaaaatattttttcttaatgccATGCTTTATTGCTTATGTGGTTGAAACTTTAAATACACATAATCTTCTGCTACAAATTTTCTCTGAGTCTTGTGTTTGTCTACCACATGTCTCATTCTATTCTCGGCTATATTCATTTGTCCTTGTAACTACAAATCCATATAACCTTTCTAGACCTTTTTCCACTGCAACCACCAAACTAGCTTCTTGTGGTGACAATTCCATGTTAGATGGTGGAAATCCAGAGAGAGCTTGAAAAGGAGTCATTAATGGCAGTGTTGAAACTTGTATTAAACCACCACTAAGCTAAGGACAACCATTTCAACCATCTTTTGGGATTATGCATGGTCATGTATCTTAAGTAAACCTCCAAACATTGGTTCACCCTTTCGGTTTGTCCATCTGATCGTGGATGATATGAGTAGCTCATACACAACCCGACTCCTCATTTCTTGAGTAGTTCCCTCCAAAACAAGCTAATAAAAACTTTGTCCCTATCATTCAAAATAGTCGCTGGAAGTCCATGGAGTTAGTAAAGATGATCCATGAACAGTAGTTCTACTTCTTGAGCTGTAAAAGGGCGAGACTTGGCAATAAAGTGTCCAAATTTAGTGAATCTAACAAGAATTACCATTACAGTATCCTTGCCCTCTAATTTAGGAATCCCttcaaaaaaatctataaagatATCCATTCAGATAGAGatagagtaaaaaaattaaaaaaacaattaaactgagaaaactaaaaaaaaaataactgaaaaaatcggatcgaaaaaaaaaaatgataaaaattttgaaaaaaccaaccagttcggtttcagttttataagcaaaaaactgaaaaaaccaaaccgaaccaaaaccgaaaaaaaccgagccaaactgaaaaaaccaaaccgaaactgGTCGATTTGACTcgatttccattttttttaaaaaaattcaatttaattattttttttaataaaaaacaaatcaaaccaaaaataatcacccctactTTCAGATCCCTTTCTAGTGTTGCTAAATGTTGCAAAAGTCCTAGATAGGGAGGGACCCTTTCCAACTTAGCATGTTTACAAACATTACATTTGTTGACAAACTTTTCCGCCATTACAAACATCACAAGCATCGCTCTCTAACACGAATACCTTGTTAAAATCAGGGAGTGTTAGAATTAGTGTTGTGCATAAGGTTATCTCCAGGTACTGTCTTTTTTCTTGACCAAGAAGACTGGAGGTGCAAATGGGCTACTGTACTTGTGTTGAATGATCATATTTTCTGCATTTCTTTCACtaagtttttcaatttgttatttttgcATGAAAGAATTGAAAGAACTCTCGAAAGGTTTGATGTTAATCTGCTTTGCTCCTAGAATTAATGGAATTCTATGATCCAAACTCCTAGCTCGTGGTAGCTGAGGTTTTATATATGGACACAATGTGAGATTCCTtcaacaatgcttccattgatattaatcatattaaaataaaaatattttaacaaaattcaCACTAGCTAATAACCTAGTTAAGCACCCACTTTgattaaactgattaaattaaatatataacttAGGGTTCCTTGTAGGGTTTTGAATGAACCAAGTTAAGcttaaattacaaaaactatTAGACTAATCTACGGCTTTGGATTTCTAAAGCTAATAACTTAAGATCTTTGGGATTAGAACTTTTAGAACAATTTCTTGGtatttaattttgtgatttccaagttatatttaataaacaataatttcttcctgtttaaattaagaaaaattacctATAGCCATGACAACACGATACACTCTATGAATATttgtgtattttaattttatttaattttagttgattttgaagTATTTCTTGGTATTCTTTTGGAGTTATTTATtggaactatttttttttaaaaaaatcaaccgaactaataaaaacctaatttaattattaaaataatattattttaaattaactcagATTATCTCCATTCATTCAAATTTGTATACCAAATGTccttttcaaaaattctaaaataagaaTGATTATCATTCGACGCCTTGCCTCCAAATTATAGGGCCAGTCATCTGAACTTACAATCTTCAACTAACTTTCTTTTAAGTGGCCAAAGAGACATGAAAGTTAATTAGGAAGGCTTTTAACAACCACTGATACTAGTGATTGGTGCACTTGAAGGTGGTTGATCGctggtttgtttttgtattttaaaaatatttttttaaaaatttaatttatttatttattttaaattaatgttttttaattattttaacatattaatattaaaaataattttaaaaataaaaaatattatttttatatatttataaatacaaattattttaaaaaacaattataattacgATCTCTGATGACATATGCATGAATGTTGGTGGTTGGGTGAGAGCCTTTGGCTCCTTGAAATGGCCAAGGTCTCCATACCATGAGTAGCGTAAAAGAGTCCTCAACATGGCATCCCAATACATGTCAAAATAAGCTAACCTTTCTGCCAACCCCAATTAATATTTGATGTCACCATAGGCCATAGATTACATTTTATTAGTAAAAACAATGTTCAGGTGATAtaaatgtattttgaaaaaataatatatgatagaaaataaatgaatatttaattagataaaaaaatgagattagGTTAATCACATGCCTTGCCTTTTGAAAATCTCTCCCAAATTGCACATCTGCTTTTCGAGATGGGTGAAAAGGAAAGAAGTATCCTTCTGAAATTTGTTGTCCCACATGAGGTTGGAAAGTTGTTGCAGCaactttctttttaatgttaatttattCTTGGATTTtcatatataggtttttttttttacgattcTGTAATAATTTAatgcattgataaaaaaaatatttttttatttataatctcatttacatcaatttaatatccaATGATAACATGTGTAGTAAATCTCACTTATCATTCAAGTcagtattttaaatatttatattgttattattattattttttaattcatgtggGGTGTCTGGGTTAACTtgtgcgtacctcgactaatcctcatgggtcctgaaattaacaaccaaGTAAGCCTCCAATAGCTATCAATATTAGCAACTACAGGGCTTGAACCTGAAATTACAGGGAAGCAAACCTTTTAGTCCCAAATTCTTACCACTAAACCATCTATTAGAtgattttatattgttatttattgcaTACACTAGTCGTATGCTCCGTGTTGTGggaattatataattttggttatttgattatttatatatataattagttataattattataattttatttgtgttttatcagattcattttaattatttgtatttgaacaaaaatattaacatatattgtacctataaaaatatttaaactaatattttaatattcatataagtttttttttaacttggaaatcgattttttttatcaattgaaattgaatttaagaaatttatatactaaaaataaaaccaaaaagtaatattttttttaaaaaaaatatataatacattttatctttttaatggatattaatttttaagttttaattattctcgatttttaaaagaaatattattatatcattttctttcattattttattaagaaaaaaaggcttaattgaaaaataacgaGGAATTAACTAACATTATATCATCGAGCAACTTGAAGAACCTTGATACGGATCGATGTAGCATAAGTGATgagtttcttgatttatttttagttttatatctttgtgaaaaacattcaatatatattttaaattaaagtttattatacaagctttctatttatttagaaatgaaGGATTTACAAAAACTCTATGTCAAGAAATTGTGATTcaaagtatttaattaaaaactttttttctcatattttctttttttcaaagatgGACCTGTatgtttaattcttttaatagatgttgcaattttattgttataatttaaatatatttttatataaataattcatatattatAACCAAgtgaattatattatttgaagaaATTGTATAtgagacaaagaaaaagaataaaaaattatatacttgacataaaaaaaaggatgagaagCTTTTAggtaaatattataattttaagattgattgattgaatatGATTATtagtgtatttgtttttgtatttgtagTTAAGATTGAAGTTGAATATAACTTAATTACccataaaaaaactagttttatatatatatatatatatatatatatatatatatatatatatatatatatataaatctcatacacaaaccttaattttaactataaaaacaaataaactctGTATAATTAAATGCGGTATTATAATATGGTAGAGTTAGATTTATGGTTACTTGATACATGGCCCATAAATCAAAGGGTTTGAGATTTTGGTTGgaaagaattaaattattaatattaattgtgtgaagttgacccaaccaacCTAATAATTATGCGGGtccaaaaacaataaagatgacttgtaaaagtataatttaaataaaaaaatttaaagatgatatctttttttatatatattgagacaataatatattagattaactcaggttgaccTTTCTAATTTATGACATTAATTATAAGACCCTGataactttatataaagtaaatcaaaacaagttatgaaggtaaattctcaatcaatcaatgatgaaattaaaaaaaaacaattaaaatataaaggataaaaaaactactCTAATTAACCTGTCAACGCCACGGCCTGAGTCATGAGAcaatgataaccctataaaaaaataaatcaaaataaattatgaagtccagTCCCGAATTAATCCaaagttaaaggatgaaatttaaaaaaatcaattaaaaaaaataaaaaaaaaagtaatctgAGTCAACATGAGTTAACATGCTAAACCTATGACTCGGGTAATGAGACTATGAcaaccttatagaaaataaataaaaaaacaactcgagtcaaCATGCGA
This genomic interval from Populus nigra chromosome 11, ddPopNigr1.1, whole genome shotgun sequence contains the following:
- the LOC133668656 gene encoding uncharacterized protein LOC133668656 — its product is MEVTRVDVNLHTVNTDVFDPGNYDPMFLVQITLQRRLEMWLSVIDQEELLMAGQHQIDSESGCVFEVPIQEVAVPASFIHYLAQRISGFNLDASLCVDLASLIASHAYHIEGHCRGFYVSAHVDLVDVDVNEVAASEIRPILDSEGFTLPRGASETVLKKRFYKKQGDADSSSCSTCVVCLEDFSSSVKLTKLPCSHVFHDKCIFRWLLYSKSCPICRTEVE
- the LOC133706373 gene encoding G-type lectin S-receptor-like serine/threonine-protein kinase At1g34300; amino-acid sequence: MKTQNLLFYLLLFFCTTATSQTTIQLGATLSASNPNKTWSSPNNSFYIGFSQVGFSSSYTLTINYNGGVPIWTAGNAATTVDSKGSFQFLSSGSLRLLNGSGAIVWDSNTARLGVTIASLDDFGNLVLKNGTFFVWSSFDNPTDTIVPNQTFTANQVLRSGSYSFRFLSTGNLTLRWNDNIVYWNKGLNSSADANLTSPALGLQPNGILTIFDVAFTSGSYIVAYSNDYAEGSTRLRFLRLEKDGNFRMYSTDIGSGTATMVWSALTDQCEIFGYCGNMGICSYNELSSSLSPTCGCPSENFEPVDVNDSRQGCKRKVEIERCVGSATMLVLDNVKFLTYLPETVSQVFFVGISACRLNCLSQSSCIASTSLSDGTGLCYLKNQGFISGYQNPALPSTSYVKVCGPARPNPPPGVQIAGKSKSSRLHVWAVLVVVVITLLGLIAVEGGLWWWCCRNSPKFGSLSAQYALLEYASGAPVQFSYKELQHSTKEFKEKLGAGGFGAVYKGVLDNRTVVAVKQLEGIEQGEKQFRMEVATISSTHHLNLIRLIGFCSEGRHRLLVYDFMKNGSLDNFLFTSEEQSGRLLSWEQRFNIALGTARGITYLHEECRDCIVHCDIKPENILLDENYNAKVSDFGLAKLINPEDHRYRTLVSVRGTRGYLAPEWIANLPITSKSDIYSYGMVLLEIVSGRRNYEVSSETNRKKFSVWACEEFEKGDVNAILDQRLTHQDLDLDQVTRAIQVSFWCIQEQPSQRPTMGKVVQMLEGISEIERPPAPKTITGGSFGGSNVSVSSNVSTLSTFEVLAPALSSSSSYQTIGISPLASVRNI